From Xenopus laevis strain J_2021 chromosome 7L, Xenopus_laevis_v10.1, whole genome shotgun sequence, one genomic window encodes:
- the hmx3.L gene encoding homeobox protein HMX3 gives MPETGQESSNPPAKESPFSIKSLLTCEPSRAARPPKALFTPIKGALDGAAFAFSPLTDFTFPRLEIPTQRFALPAHYLERSPGWWYSYTLAHGGHTPRTEVPDKSLLLGPTSPVSGGERDSPDPIHPLKTELGAKESESKSPEEIILEESDPEEGKKDDSGEDWKKREDSPDKKPCRKKKTRTVFSRSQVFQLESTFDMKRYLSSSERAGLAASLHLTETQVKIWFQNRRNKWKRQLAAELEAANLSHAAAQRIVRVPILYHENSSSAESASSAANVPVSQPLLTFPHPVYYSHPVVTSVPLLRPV, from the exons ATGCCTGAGACAGGACAGGAGAGCAGCAACCCTCCGGCCAAGGAGTCCCCCTTCTCTATCAAGAGCCTTCTCACCTGTGAGCCCAGCAGGGCGGCCCGACCCCCCAAGGCTCTCTTCACCCCCATTAAAGGGGCCCTGGACGGAGCAGCGTTTGCCTTCTCCCCGCTGACAGATTTCACCTTCCCTCGGCTAGAGATCCCGACTCAAAGGTTCGCCCTCCCGGCTCATTATTTGGAGAGATCCCCGGGCTGGTGGTATTCTTATACCTTGGCACACGGAGGGCACACGCCGAGGACTGAAG TGCCAGACAAGAGCCTTCTGCTGGGCCCCACATCTCCAGTGTCTGGAGGCGAGAGGGACTCGCCTGATCCAATACATCCCCTCAAAACAGAGTTGGGGGCCAAGGAGAGCGAGTCCAAGAGCCCGGAGGAGATTATCCTGGAGGAAagtgatcctgaggaaggcaaaaaagacGACAGCGGGGAGGACTGGAAGAAAAGGGAGGACAGCCCGGACAAGAAGCCCTGTAGGAAGAAGAAGACCCGGACAGTGTTCTCCAGGAGTCAGGTCTTCCAGCTGGAGTCCACCTTTGACATGAAGAGATACCTGAGCAGCTCAGAGAGGGCAGGCTTAGCGGCCTCCCTGCACCTCACAGAGACCCAAGTAAAGATTTGGTTCCAGAACCGCAGGAACAAGTGGAAAAGGCAACTGGCCGCAGAACTGGAGGCTGCCAACTTGAGCCACGCAGCCGCCCAGCGCATAGTCAGGGTGCCCATCTTGTACCACGAAAACTCATCCAGCGCAGAGAGTGCTAGCTCTGCAGCCAACGTGCCCGTCAGCCAGCCCCTCCTGACTTTTCCCCACCCAGTCTATTACTCCCACCCCGTGGTCACATCAGTACCTTTGCTCAGGCCAGTGTGA
- the hmx2.S gene encoding H6 family homeobox 2 S homeolog (The RefSeq protein has 2 substitutions compared to this genomic sequence), with the protein MSTKEEPTKPTPGTLSSFTIQSILQGTTSDRGRNVARVYTRETISCQQSSPSTSSDEEEQDESWTVYGCNCHDPGDKDSKGQAPNPCGAHRCPNRTQGSLPSNKRLQMPSPSQKDYTEEKDSHYPQSLGERHKDVGDNMGNSKKKTRTVFSRSQVYQLESTFDMKRYLSSSERSCLASSLQLTETQVKTWFQNRRNKWKRQLSAELEAANMAHASAQTLVGMPLVFRDNSILRVPVPRSIAFPAPLYYPTSNVSLPLYNLYNKMEY; encoded by the exons ATGAGCACCAAAGAAGAGCCCACCAAGCCCACCCCAGGCACCCTCTCCAGCTTCACCATCCAGTCCATCCTGCAGGGCACCACATCGGACAGAGGGCGAAACGTTGCCAGGGTTTATACCAGGGAAACTATCTCCTGCCAGCAGTCAAGCCCCAGCACCTCTTCAGATGAGGAGGAACAAGACGAATCCTGGACGGTGTACGGTTGTAACTGCCCCGACCCCGGGGATAAGGATTCCAAGGGCCAAGCCCCCAACCCCTGCGGTGCCCACAGGTGCCCTA ACAGGACCCAGGGATCCTTGCCCAGCAATAAGAGACTGCAGATGCCCTCTCCTTCCCAGAAGGACTACACAGAGGAGAAGGACAGCCATTACCCCCAGTCTTTAGGAGAAAGGCACAAGGATGTAGTGGACAACATGGGCAACTCAAAGAAAAAGACCAGGACAGTGTTCTCTAGAAGTCAAGTCTACCAGCTGGAGTCCACCTTTGACATGAAGAGATACCTGAGCAGCTCAGAGAGGTCCTGCTTGGCTTCCAGCCTTCAGCTAACAGAGACCCAAGTCAAGACCTGGTTCCAGAACCGCAGGAACAAATGGAAAAGGCAACTTTCTGCTGAGCTTGAGGCTGCCAACATGGCCCATGCATCAGCACAGACTCTGGTGGGAATGCCCTTGGTGTTCAGGGACAACTCCATCCTAAGGGTTCCAGTACCCAGGTCCATTGCCTTCCCTGCCCCTCTGTACTACCCCACCAGCAACGTCTCCCTACCTCTGTATAACCTGTACAACAAGATGGAATACTGA